The following are encoded in a window of Salinibacter ruber DSM 13855 genomic DNA:
- a CDS encoding ABC transporter ATP-binding protein — MRLTANALTKRYDEFELSIPDLTVEPGTALGLVGNNGAGKTTFLRLVLDLIRADDGQVRLDGDDVASAFDWKTRTGSYLGPSFLIDFLTPDEYWHFVGQTYDLSEAEVDERLTQFADFYVDEPIGETTKYIRDLSTGNKNKAGLVAALLPAPDLLVFDEPFASLDPRSQIQLKELLQARRGDTTMLVSSHDLGHVTDVSDRIAILEGGEIVRDEPTDPDTLEDLTTYFAEAIRPKETTPADA, encoded by the coding sequence ATGCGCCTGACCGCCAACGCCCTCACGAAGCGCTACGACGAGTTTGAGTTGTCCATCCCCGACCTGACGGTTGAGCCGGGCACGGCCCTTGGCCTCGTCGGCAACAACGGGGCGGGCAAGACCACCTTTCTCCGCCTCGTCCTCGACCTGATCCGCGCCGATGACGGGCAGGTGCGGCTCGACGGCGACGATGTGGCCAGCGCCTTCGACTGGAAAACGCGCACCGGCTCCTACCTCGGCCCCTCGTTCCTGATCGACTTCCTCACGCCCGACGAGTACTGGCACTTCGTGGGCCAGACCTACGACCTGAGCGAGGCGGAGGTCGACGAGCGGCTCACGCAGTTCGCGGACTTCTACGTCGACGAGCCGATCGGGGAGACGACCAAGTACATCCGCGACCTCTCGACCGGCAACAAGAACAAGGCGGGCCTCGTCGCCGCGCTGCTGCCAGCGCCGGACCTGCTCGTGTTCGACGAGCCGTTCGCGAGCCTCGACCCGCGGTCGCAGATCCAACTCAAGGAGCTGCTGCAGGCGCGCCGTGGGGACACGACGATGCTCGTCTCCAGCCACGACCTGGGACACGTCACCGACGTGAGCGACCGCATTGCGATCCTGGAGGGTGGAGAGATCGTGCGCGACGAGCCGACGGACCCGGACACGCTGGAGGACCTGACGACCTACTTCGCGGAGGCGATT
- a CDS encoding DUF5687 family protein, translated as MTLLSLLYHRLQAAVRAPFVGRRALSLILGGFLALYLGGGLVLVGLVFDDLVREVAPGADPLLVAAKGLLPFGLGYAALRVVMESGLGVDPRPYQALPVRRSALAGLLAVFAPLSLWNAVPLAFIVAVGVEGALNGTGGAALRFGLAGLGVLTAVTYAAPMLRRAVSDRPFRAAGAVGLLVAAAAIEAVDLGVGLVSLVDVSAWLFGGVVRGDVLPTSVAALGLVGLVGGYTRWLRGAMVMDRSRRRASSRTSSEWLDRLARRGPAWREAVLEARLLLRNAQTRWTFFTALFFVLVISGFSVSPIEVADLRAAPPMELINMTVFPGLFATGVFAIYHGQNLFSYEGTGVEACEARPVSARHRMGGKLLFLEVGTLLCFLVPLPTLLLSQNPFLIVHTTFFLYNAGVVVPAMIAGATFNRKALEIDQRSFIQTNFSGGRVAVTFPLFVVPFLFLFSFDRLVLQFGGVAALGLLSLLALPVWLRGLTRLYDYNRHAMLRGFRASRE; from the coding sequence GTGACCCTGTTATCCCTTCTTTATCACCGCCTCCAGGCCGCCGTACGTGCCCCGTTCGTCGGGCGGCGGGCCCTTTCGCTCATTCTCGGCGGGTTCCTGGCGCTGTATCTGGGTGGGGGGCTCGTGCTCGTCGGGCTGGTGTTCGACGATCTGGTGCGGGAGGTCGCGCCGGGCGCCGACCCGCTCCTCGTGGCGGCGAAGGGCCTGCTCCCGTTCGGCCTCGGCTACGCGGCGCTACGGGTGGTGATGGAATCCGGGCTCGGGGTTGATCCGCGCCCCTATCAGGCCCTCCCGGTGCGCCGCTCCGCCCTCGCGGGCCTGCTGGCAGTCTTTGCGCCTTTGAGCCTCTGGAATGCGGTGCCACTGGCGTTCATTGTTGCGGTCGGTGTGGAGGGGGCACTGAACGGGACGGGCGGCGCGGCCCTGCGCTTCGGGCTTGCGGGCCTCGGGGTGCTGACGGCGGTCACCTACGCCGCGCCGATGCTCCGGCGCGCGGTGTCGGACCGTCCGTTTCGGGCGGCGGGGGCCGTGGGCCTGCTCGTCGCGGCCGCGGCCATCGAGGCGGTCGACCTGGGCGTCGGGCTCGTCTCGCTGGTGGACGTGTCGGCGTGGCTCTTCGGCGGGGTCGTGCGGGGAGACGTGCTGCCCACGTCGGTTGCCGCGCTTGGTCTCGTCGGCCTCGTGGGGGGGTACACGCGGTGGCTGCGGGGGGCCATGGTCATGGACCGCTCGCGGCGGCGGGCCTCGTCGCGAACCTCGAGCGAGTGGCTCGATCGGCTGGCGCGGCGGGGGCCCGCCTGGCGGGAAGCCGTCCTGGAGGCGCGGCTCCTGCTTCGCAATGCCCAAACCCGCTGGACGTTCTTCACTGCGCTCTTCTTCGTTCTGGTCATTTCTGGATTTTCCGTCTCCCCGATCGAGGTAGCAGATTTGCGGGCAGCCCCGCCCATGGAACTGATCAACATGACGGTCTTCCCCGGACTGTTCGCAACGGGGGTGTTCGCGATTTACCACGGCCAGAACCTCTTCAGCTACGAAGGCACGGGGGTGGAAGCCTGCGAGGCCCGCCCCGTCTCTGCCCGTCATCGCATGGGCGGGAAGTTGCTTTTTCTGGAGGTGGGAACCCTCCTTTGCTTCTTGGTCCCGCTTCCGACGTTGCTTCTGTCGCAGAATCCGTTTCTGATTGTGCACACCACGTTTTTCCTGTACAATGCCGGGGTCGTGGTGCCCGCCATGATTGCCGGTGCGACCTTCAATCGGAAAGCCCTCGAGATTGACCAGCGGTCGTTTATCCAGACCAACTTCTCCGGCGGACGCGTGGCCGTCACGTTTCCGCTGTTCGTCGTTCCCTTTCTGTTTCTGTTCTCGTTCGACCGCCTGGTCCTCCAGTTTGGTGGGGTGGCTGCACTCGGGCTCCTTTCGCTGCTTGCACTGCCGGTCTGGTTGCGCGGCCTCACGCGGCTGTACGACTACAACCGCCACGCGATGCTGCGCGGCTTCCGGGCGTCGCGGGAGTGA
- a CDS encoding CPBP family intramembrane glutamic endopeptidase, which yields MGPLPNDSSASAPDASPASTSDTALDRIRVRHFALWAIGAFLVAVTFLVTTGAEVGNDVSAGVLGMGIVLFAAGGWGVQMVGWQGLSVSAVFGPVPTQWTSWGLVLLGVLALDLFESAELHLLLPWLKEVAPALADRYTMNVVEEPSGMGAYLRLIGSGVIAAALVEEVLWRGLVYQRWAHAWSAPVGALFAAALPFALMHGHVLGAFVFAGVTTLLYLRTRSLWIPIAVHALGNGINLFGGLPVEDGFTAVTGVTNEWVFGSVCFVAATGLLILIVRLCGGALREPAPYVEHEKAARTNAESLVRSE from the coding sequence ATGGGTCCGCTCCCCAACGATTCATCCGCGTCCGCTCCGGATGCCTCTCCGGCGTCCACATCCGACACGGCGCTTGACCGCATCCGCGTCCGTCACTTTGCGCTGTGGGCGATTGGGGCATTCCTCGTCGCCGTCACGTTCCTCGTAACCACGGGCGCCGAGGTCGGGAACGACGTCTCGGCTGGGGTGCTGGGAATGGGAATCGTGTTGTTTGCGGCGGGAGGCTGGGGGGTCCAGATGGTCGGATGGCAGGGGCTGAGCGTATCGGCGGTTTTCGGCCCGGTGCCGACGCAGTGGACATCCTGGGGGCTCGTGTTGCTGGGCGTGCTCGCCCTGGACCTGTTCGAGAGTGCGGAGCTTCACCTCCTGCTACCGTGGCTCAAGGAGGTGGCACCGGCCCTTGCGGACCGGTACACGATGAACGTCGTGGAGGAGCCGTCCGGGATGGGGGCGTATCTCCGGCTGATCGGGTCCGGCGTCATCGCTGCCGCGCTCGTCGAGGAGGTGCTGTGGCGCGGGCTGGTGTATCAGCGGTGGGCGCACGCGTGGAGCGCGCCGGTGGGGGCACTGTTCGCCGCGGCCCTTCCCTTTGCGCTCATGCACGGCCACGTGCTGGGCGCCTTCGTCTTTGCCGGGGTCACCACGCTCCTGTATCTTCGCACGCGGAGCTTGTGGATCCCGATCGCGGTACACGCACTGGGCAATGGCATCAACCTCTTCGGGGGGCTGCCGGTGGAGGATGGATTCACTGCCGTGACCGGCGTGACAAACGAATGGGTATTCGGAAGTGTGTGCTTCGTCGCCGCAACGGGCCTGTTGATCTTGATCGTTCGGCTCTGCGGCGGCGCACTCCGCGAACCGGCTCCCTACGTCGAGCACGAGAAGGCCGCACGGACGAACGCGGAGTCGTTGGTACGTTCTGAGTAG
- a CDS encoding IS1-like element ISSru3 family transposase (programmed frameshift), which translates to MIKETYECRECGSSNIVKNGHSASGSQQYHCKDCGAHKVLDPEPRGYSEEEKEKILRAYRERGSKRAISRIFGISRNTLTRWLKKGRESDSVAEGLRPAEEGDVLELDECWTYVRERANKRWLWVALCRRTRQVVAFVIGDRSARTCARLWSRIPEEYRQGRSFSDFWKSYRPVFAGDPSHRQVGKSSGEMAHVERFFGRLRQKLARYVRRTRAASESERMLHLTTKLFVEWYNEAIT; encoded by the exons ATGATCAAAGAGACTTACGAGTGTAGAGAGTGTGGCTCCTCGAACATCGTCAAAAACGGACACAGCGCTAGCGGCTCTCAGCAGTATCACTGCAAGGACTGTGGAGCGCACAAGGTTCTCGATCCAGAGCCGCGAGGCTACTCCGAGGAGGAGAAAGAGAAAATCCTCCGTGCTTACCGCGAGCGCGGGTCAAAGCGGGCAATCAGCCGGATATTCGGCATCAGCCGCAATACATTGACCCGGTGGCTC AAAAAGGGACGAGAATCCGATTCAGTAGCCGAAGGGCTCCGGCCTGCTGAGGAAGGCGATGTCCTTGAACTCGATGAATGCTGGACGTATGTCCGAGAGCGGGCGAATAAACGGTGGCTGTGGGTTGCTCTGTGCCGGAGAACCCGGCAGGTCGTGGCATTTGTGATCGGAGACCGTTCGGCCAGAACCTGTGCTCGGCTCTGGAGCCGGATTCCGGAGGAATACCGTCAGGGCAGAAGCTTCAGCGACTTCTGGAAGTCCTATCGCCCAGTGTTTGCGGGCGACCCCAGCCACCGGCAGGTCGGAAAGTCCAGTGGTGAGATGGCCCACGTGGAAAGATTCTTCGGGCGACTGCGCCAGAAGCTGGCCCGGTATGTCCGCCGGACGCGAGCGGCCTCCGAGTCAGAACGGATGCTCCATCTGACGACGAAACTGTTCGTGGAGTGGTACAACGAAGCCATCACTTAA
- a CDS encoding carboxypeptidase M32 produces the protein MPDPIEDLRTHLAPIEDLKAAATVLRWDQETYMPDGGAEARAQQLSTLQSTAHERFVAEETGTLLDRAADAVGDAAPLDTDAALVRVTRRDYERAVRVPSSLVAELSKAKSQAQQAWTQARQHDDFSRFAPHLERLVDLSVEKAEAIGYADAPYDALLTAYEPGRTTAEVASLFGTLRDDLVPLVDAIGDALPIDDTILRGTYPQSDQRAFGRSVIADFGYDFDRGRQDVSAHPFTMSFAPNDVRLTTRYDEDNVASALFSTIHEAGHGLYEQGIDPSLARTPLGDGTALSTHESQARLWENHIGRSRPFWRHYLPALRDRFPSALGDAALEPFYRAINRVTPSLIRVEADEVTYHLHVMLRFELGRGLIDGTLSVNDLPERWNEAMDTYLGVVPETDANGVLQDVHWSQGAFGYFPTYTLGTLTAAQLMEAIQDDLPSLSEQVANGRFDPLLDWLRSHVHRHGRILTAPDLLERATGAELSADPWLRYAENKFGALYDLA, from the coding sequence ATGCCCGACCCCATCGAGGATCTCCGCACTCACCTCGCCCCCATCGAAGACCTGAAGGCCGCCGCCACGGTGCTCCGGTGGGACCAGGAGACCTACATGCCGGACGGCGGCGCCGAGGCACGCGCGCAGCAGCTCTCGACGCTCCAGTCCACCGCCCACGAACGCTTCGTGGCCGAGGAGACGGGCACATTGCTCGACCGCGCGGCCGACGCCGTGGGCGACGCCGCCCCGCTCGACACGGACGCAGCCCTCGTCCGCGTGACGCGGCGCGACTACGAACGGGCCGTGCGCGTCCCGTCCTCGCTCGTGGCGGAGCTGTCGAAGGCCAAGTCCCAGGCCCAGCAGGCGTGGACCCAGGCCCGTCAACACGACGACTTCTCGCGGTTCGCCCCGCACCTGGAGCGGCTCGTGGACCTGTCCGTGGAAAAGGCCGAGGCCATCGGCTACGCGGACGCGCCCTACGACGCCCTGCTCACCGCGTACGAGCCGGGCCGCACCACCGCCGAGGTCGCGTCGCTGTTCGGCACCCTGCGCGACGACCTCGTTCCCCTCGTCGACGCCATCGGCGACGCGCTGCCGATCGACGATACCATCCTCCGCGGCACCTATCCGCAGTCCGACCAGCGGGCCTTCGGGCGCTCGGTGATCGCGGACTTCGGCTACGACTTCGACCGCGGGCGGCAGGACGTGTCGGCCCACCCGTTCACGATGTCCTTCGCGCCGAACGATGTGCGCCTCACCACGCGCTACGACGAGGACAACGTGGCCTCGGCCCTCTTCTCCACGATCCACGAGGCGGGACACGGCCTGTACGAACAGGGCATCGACCCGTCGCTCGCCCGCACACCGCTCGGCGACGGCACCGCGCTCAGCACCCACGAGTCGCAGGCGCGCCTTTGGGAGAACCACATCGGCCGCAGTCGCCCGTTCTGGCGCCACTACCTGCCGGCGCTCCGAGATCGCTTCCCCAGCGCCCTCGGCGACGCGGCCCTGGAGCCGTTCTACCGTGCCATCAACCGGGTGACGCCGTCCCTCATCCGTGTGGAGGCCGACGAGGTGACGTATCACCTGCACGTCATGCTCCGCTTCGAATTGGGGCGCGGCCTCATCGACGGAACCCTCTCCGTCAACGACCTCCCCGAGCGGTGGAACGAGGCGATGGACACCTATCTCGGCGTGGTGCCGGAGACGGACGCGAACGGCGTGCTGCAGGACGTGCACTGGTCGCAGGGCGCCTTCGGGTACTTCCCCACCTACACGCTCGGCACCCTCACGGCGGCCCAGCTCATGGAGGCGATCCAGGACGACCTTCCGAGCCTGTCCGAGCAGGTTGCCAACGGTCGCTTCGATCCGCTGCTCGACTGGCTCCGCTCTCACGTCCACCGGCACGGACGCATCCTAACGGCCCCCGATCTCTTGGAGCGCGCCACCGGCGCCGAGCTGTCGGCCGACCCGTGGCTCCGCTACGCCGAGAACAAGTTTGGGGCGCTGTACGACCTTGCTTAA
- a CDS encoding spondin domain-containing protein: MTLQSTFSRFLFAFSWIGCFALVLAGCDSTGNGGAADPDAFEVTVENVGSGSPALKSGAFTPADVIDDNNNVPPLEPGEAFQFTFTAGPDELPGTGMKLSFATMFIQSNDLYYAFEPGGLSLFENGTPIGQNSPRDVTAQVGLYDAGTEGDQTPGSGSDQAPRQSALDTGPDGEGSVVEVVDEDGDGRLENDDFSYPATEDVVKVTVESASHEDGGVAFTVTIRNQGATVNGKPVPLSPGSYAVHWDQNPMNGNDVTYPGHSPGEAAGGGIEAIAEDGRPNGALDGDSGSPAGNHVQTLQDITGVTVPLSPGAVAVHSDEVSLFETGAQASGGIEAIAEDGRPNGAVEGDAGSPASNLVADLTGADGIESIDAFGSGPITPGNSVTFTVNATPGDRLSLATMYIQSNDLFYATPQEGIALFDNNDQPINRTINVGLYDAGTEGDQEPGVGLDQAPRQSELNTGPNGEGSVTQVSGSNDGFSYPAPSDVIEVSVRPASSQ; this comes from the coding sequence ATGACGCTACAGTCTACCTTCTCACGATTCCTCTTTGCTTTCTCGTGGATCGGCTGTTTTGCCCTCGTCCTTGCGGGGTGCGACAGCACGGGAAACGGCGGGGCAGCCGATCCTGACGCCTTCGAAGTTACGGTCGAAAACGTTGGCTCGGGCAGTCCCGCGCTGAAAAGTGGGGCCTTTACCCCGGCGGACGTGATTGACGACAACAACAACGTTCCTCCCCTCGAACCCGGAGAAGCCTTTCAGTTCACGTTCACGGCCGGACCGGATGAACTCCCGGGGACGGGGATGAAGCTGTCGTTCGCCACTATGTTCATCCAGTCGAACGACCTGTACTACGCCTTCGAGCCGGGCGGGCTGTCCCTGTTCGAAAATGGAACCCCGATCGGGCAGAACAGCCCCCGTGACGTGACGGCACAGGTGGGCCTGTACGACGCCGGGACGGAAGGGGACCAGACACCCGGCAGCGGATCCGATCAAGCCCCGCGCCAGAGCGCCCTCGACACGGGCCCCGATGGGGAGGGTAGCGTCGTCGAGGTTGTGGACGAGGACGGAGATGGCCGTCTGGAGAACGACGACTTCAGCTACCCGGCCACCGAGGACGTCGTCAAGGTGACCGTCGAAAGCGCGTCCCACGAGGACGGCGGCGTGGCATTTACCGTCACCATCCGGAACCAGGGCGCGACCGTCAACGGCAAGCCCGTTCCCCTCTCCCCCGGCTCCTACGCCGTGCACTGGGACCAGAATCCAATGAATGGAAATGACGTGACGTACCCGGGCCACAGCCCCGGAGAGGCGGCCGGCGGGGGGATCGAAGCCATCGCCGAAGACGGCCGTCCGAACGGCGCTCTCGACGGCGATTCCGGCTCCCCGGCGGGGAACCACGTCCAGACCCTTCAGGACATCACCGGCGTCACCGTCCCCTTGTCGCCCGGTGCCGTGGCCGTCCACTCGGACGAGGTATCCCTCTTCGAAACCGGTGCGCAGGCCTCCGGCGGCATCGAAGCCATCGCCGAGGACGGGCGCCCGAACGGGGCGGTGGAGGGGGACGCCGGCTCCCCCGCGAGCAATCTCGTGGCCGACCTGACGGGCGCCGACGGCATCGAGAGCATCGATGCATTCGGGAGCGGCCCCATCACTCCGGGCAACAGCGTCACGTTCACCGTAAACGCAACGCCCGGCGACCGGCTTTCGCTCGCCACCATGTACATCCAGTCGAACGACCTCTTCTACGCGACTCCGCAGGAGGGAATCGCCCTGTTCGATAACAACGACCAGCCGATCAACCGGACGATCAACGTCGGCCTCTACGACGCTGGCACGGAGGGCGATCAGGAGCCGGGCGTTGGGCTCGATCAGGCCCCTCGACAGTCCGAATTGAACACGGGGCCGAACGGAGAAGGCTCCGTTACGCAAGTGAGCGGGAGCAACGACGGATTCAGCTACCCCGCACCGAGCGACGTGATTGAGGTATCGGTTCGTCCCGCCTCCTCGCAGTAG